Part of the Halomarina litorea genome is shown below.
GCGTCGGCGTCGGCCTCGTCCGTCTCCTCGCCGTCTGCCTCCTCGTCTTCCATGGGGAGGCGCTCTATCTCTTCGGCGCGGGCGTGGTTCGACCTGACCTTCGTGATCTTCACGCGGGCGCGGGCGTCCGGGAGGATACCGTCGACGAAGACGATGAAGCCGTCCTCGGTCCGCCCGACGCCGGCACCGCTCTCGTGCATGTCCGTCACGTCCACGACGACCTCCTCGCCCGGTTTGACTGGCTGGGACTTCAGGTCGCGGATGGGCTGGTT
Proteins encoded:
- a CDS encoding TRAM domain-containing protein, with amino-acid sequence MPDCPLADQCPSYSERINGMGCQHYGDRGGAEWCNHYNQPIRDLKSQPVKPGEEVVVDVTDMHESGAGVGRTEDGFIVFVDGILPDARARVKITKVRSNHARAEEIERLPMEDEEADGEETDEADADASEDDEDGSRKPRRERLGSRDNFWGG